The Acidobacteriota bacterium sequence TCGTCGGGCTTCAGGGATCCCGTGGCGATGCGGCTCCGGATCTCCGTCTTGATCTGTTCATAGATCGGGATAAAACTCGATGTTTCGATCTTGATCATCGCGGCGTCCTTTGTCTTACTGTATTAATATAATAATACACTAAGACAAAATGTCAAGAGTTTTTTTAATATTTTTTCCGCCGGGTGTCAGTCCGAGACGATTTCGTACCGGTAGCGGCCGCTGTTGAGATAGGTCGAGCTGTAATAGGTGATTTGTCCGGGCGGGACCCTCTTGTTCGGAGAGACTTCGCACAGAGTATAGCGCAGGCCGTTGATGGTCAATCCGCCCGTCTCCCAGGAAGGAACGGCCACCCCCACGAACATGTGTTCCGGAACGCGGATGAGAACGACGGGATACTTCTTGAAGTTCAGCCAGATCGAGGCGAAGGCGACGGCCTTGGAATCGCAGTCGCCGAGGTTGTCGACGAGAACCCGGGGCGGCGTCCAGAAGCCGAGGATGACCTTGCCGTCCTCGACCGTCGGCGGCACCCGGTACAGGATATGCTGGATGAAGGACAGTGACAGTCCAAGAAAATCCCGGATGTTGAGCTTTTCGTCGATCGCGCGCAGAACCTCCAGCACATGTCGGACGCGCGGCGTGTTATTGCGGACGCTTCTCGGGTAGTCGACCCGGAAGGCCTTTCCCTCAGAGGCCAGACCCCGGCTCACGAGGTATCGGGTTTTCTCTGCGTCCAGACCGGCCTCGATTTTCTTTGAAGCCGACGCGTACTCATCCGCCAGCCGAATCCGAATGGCGTCATAAGCCGGCTTGACGCGGTCCTGGATATCGAAGGGGACCGAGAGCTTGAGCGTAAACTCCAGGGGGCCTTTCTCCTGGAGAATGATGTATTCCCCATGGCCGCCTTCATCGATAAGAAACCGGACCAGAGCCTTTAGGTCTGCAATCATCTCCTCGTTCCGGGCCGCGCTCCAGGCTTCGAGATGCCGGTCGAGATCCTCCTGGCGGTAGCCGAATTCTTTCTCGGCGCTAGCCAGGACATCCTTGTCGATGTCGAAAGAGATGGTCCGGGATGTCCCCTTAAAGTCCTTCCATCCGTATTTGAGAGTGTAGGAGGCGGATTCTTCGGTCCGGGCGAAGACATTGGTGAGGCTCGACGTCGGCTGGGGCGCCTCCGGAGGGAGAAGGGTCAATCCCCCCGCGGCGGCAAGCGTCATGAGCCCCGTGATGCCGAGGGCGGGCACCGGTGTCCGGATCTTCATCGTCCGCTATTGGAGGGGAACGACGCCGATTTCCGGAAACGGCACGAGGGCCCGGGTGAGGCCCGAAACGCCGGAACTGATCAGGATGGAAACCGCGATGATCAGCATGGCCATGAACACGGCGACGGCGATGTTGCCGGTCTTGATCTCCTCGATCTCGTCGATCCCCGGCGTCATCCGGTCGAAGAGCCACAGGCTGAAGAGGATGCAGAGCACGGCCAGAATCCCGGCCAGGAAGATATACCCGATGGACAGTCCGATGAGTTCGAGGAAGGCCCCGAAGCTTCTGTCTCCTTCCATGGCGAAGATCTGGAGAACGGCCATCACGGGATACAGGGCCTGCCGGACGATGATGACCTCTCCGATCAGGATGCCGCCCAGGACGACGCCCACGGCCGTGTTTCCCTGCTTGAGCTGAGCCTCTTCGTCGAAGCGCTTGGTCAGGGCCAGAATCGCCCGGTAGGTCGCGAAGATCAGGACGAGGCTGACAAGGATGGAAATCAGAAGCTCAAAGATGCCGAACAGAACCTGATGAAGACTCATGGCTCCTCCTCTCCTTCCGGCGTTTTAACAAATAGAAGATCGTGCCTGCGGCGACGGCGGCCAGGCCTGCCAGGATTTGATCCGATGAGACGCCGGCAATGACGCCC is a genomic window containing:
- a CDS encoding DUF350 domain-containing protein encodes the protein MSLHQVLFGIFELLISILVSLVLIFATYRAILALTKRFDEEAQLKQGNTAVGVVLGGILIGEVIIVRQALYPVMAVLQIFAMEGDRSFGAFLELIGLSIGYIFLAGILAVLCILFSLWLFDRMTPGIDEIEEIKTGNIAVAVFMAMLIIAVSILISSGVSGLTRALVPFPEIGVVPLQ